The nucleotide window GGTTTAAAAAATGAGTCCTCATGCATTGCTATCTTAGAAGCCATCGTCGTTAAAAATTGTATGTATAAAgcttaaaaaataatatatataacctGTATTACAAATTATGTAAAGTCTAACTTTATCTGCAGGTGCTGCCAATTGATTTTGTTAAGCATGTATACGGAGTATATTTGGCAAGGAAAAAAATAATCATAAATCATGAAAGTCGTAGAAGTTGGCCAGTTTCCTTAAGAAGTGTTAGTGGGGAATCTGTTATAACCGACGGATGGAGTAATTTAGTAAGGGATCTTGAATTGACAAAGAGGACGATATTGCGATTAAGATAATGGAGGACAAAAGTATGGAAATCAGTTGCTTTGTTGAAAACATAAGTGGTGAATCTTTTGTAACATTCAATCGTTACAACGTTTTAAAGATAATAGTAAGTATACTATTATTTCTTAATGATTTTTTATATTGTCATACTTGAAATATAGATGATTTACATAAATATATATCAATAAACTGTTACATTACTTTTCAGGTGCTTCCAGAAGCTTATGTCACAAAATGTTTCTCGTACGAACCAGTGAACGACTGTTACAACATAAATGCAGCAGGTCATAGTTGGAAAGTTGAGACGGAAAAAATTAATGATAACTATGTTCTTACAAAAAGGTTGTCCGAAGTTATTTCATGATCTTGGGAATAGAAGAGGATGATTTACTGTTGTTCACCGAAAAACTGACAACCGCAACATTTGAGATAAAGATATACGTAGAAGGAGTTGAGTTTAAGATGTGAACGTCAAAGAAGAAAGTGTTCGATCGAATCTGTGCTGGAGATACTAAAGACACATACTACAAAAAACGTTGACTTTGTAAGTATTTAAACTAAATATAAGAGTTTAGTAAAAAAATCCCACTTACTTACGTATGTTATTGTATGACAGACATTATGTGAAGACGAGATTCAGTTGATCTGTTTAGGTGTGAGGTAATAAGCATCCATTTATGTAGATAAATATAAAATTGTAATTAGCTTTTGGGATTTTAATAAGTATAATTGTATGATAAATAGATGAATGAAAGTGGTTACAAAGATGAGGGAGTAAGAACGTTGGTGGAGAAAAGAAGTCTCAAAGGGGGAAACGTCCAGTGTGATAAGAGAAGAGATAAACAAACTTGCCACAAAAATGTTagaattttattttttactaCTTGGTTATTGATGTCCTAAAAAGAAATTGTGTAAACAGGTTAAGAACAAAGGAAAACGTACTGAGGGATATTGTAAGGCAGACGAAGGTAAGGCGCTGAGAATGCGAACAGAAGTGGAAATGCAAACCGTTTCAACAGTTGGAAAAAGAACACGCAGTCGGTTGGTACGTATAACAACATTTTTTATGATGAACTCAAAgagattaaaatatatattacatttttattataaacattatgtgTGTCTGTAATAATTAGAAAAAGATATTAGAAAGATATCAGGCAGTAAATTGGAGATATTAGATGTTGCACAAAACGTGTTGCAAGGAAGAATTCTGTTGATAAAGATGGTTACGTGAATTTACACAAAAGGGAGGTAACAGAATGGTATGTTTTTTAAACACTAAATGGATAAACGGTAATACTATTACATTCATAAGGCTGGTTTAATTGTTAATTATCATATTCATGCAGAGATTGCCTGCTAATGTTGTAAGAGTTGGCGGATTAAAACAAAGTGCACGTGTTAAAAGTGAGGAACATGAAGGGAAAAACAGTGGATATGAATGTTAGGCGCCAAAAGAACGGAGATGATGTGAGGTATGCAATCGAAGGTTGGCCAATGTTCATGAAAGAGATGGGCTTCGTCTGGGTGACAAAATGCATTTCAAATTCATAAGCACAGGAAATCTTGCTGATCTTATCAGACGTGGATCAAGTTAATGCAGGTTGAAAGGTAAATGTTTAAGCTAATGAAGAAGGTATTTTGAGTACTCGAATTCAGGACTATATTATGCTACTTATGTTATGGTTACTTTTGTTTTTAGACATGTAATGAGTGGTTATGTTGGTGTGTTTACTTTTATTATGGACATGCAGCTAGTGGTTAACCTTAAAGACAATTAGTTATTATATCTGAAAAAAAACCATATTTGGAATGTAAGTAATGTTGTATCATCTATAAAAGGTTGTTGATtagtatgtgtatgtatatatattaacatAATAAGTTATTGATCTGAATCGGTTACATTATATAATTTGAAAGTAATTAGTTTGTCGGACGGAGAAATATTGATCCTTGGAAATAAAAGATCATGTACCAATATTATTACCAGAAATAACTGTTGATTCAATACTACATAAGAATGTGACTATACTTTTAATGCGTAAATACTTCGTTATAAGTTTCTTCGCATATAATAAAAAATGATACAAATAACGTAAAGAAAAAAAAGGACAAAAATATAAAAGTCACAATCCATTGAATATCTCTTTATATACGACATTGGTTGTTTTATTTGTAGGCCTGCCATCATTGTCAAGTATTAGTAACTTGATTCCATCTCGTCTTGTAACCCTGGATAAAGCTACGTACAATTGACCATGTGTGAAAACTGGTTGTCTTAGGTACAACCCAACCTTAGATAGCGACTGTCCCTGCTTTTGTTAATTCGTCATTGGCAAAACATACAGTTATTGGAAATTGCCTCCTTTGAAATGCAAAAGGAATCTTTCGGTCCGAAGGTACCAAATTGATTCTAGGTATGAATGTCCGAGAACCAATATTACCACCAGAAATTATCTCAGCTTCAATAACACGGCTgtaaagttttgtgacctttaacCTTGTACCGTTACACAAACCATTTCGTTGGTCAATATTTCGCACAACATTACTGGAGACGCCAACTTTAAGGACTAACCTATGATTTGGTAAACCAGACACTTTGAGACCATTGAGCACGTCAGGAGAATATATATTTTGGTGATCAACATTGCCATCTTCAGTAGGGCATAGACTGTCAGAAACTAAAGATACTCTTTTTCTTTCACCAGGGAAAACTGCCAAACAATCTGTCGTTAATCTCGTGAACAACCTCATTCTTAGGCGCAAGTATAGCTCTTGTACCTAAAGTAATTAGGATCATTGTAATTATCCAAGATTGACGGATAAACAAAATCAATCAGGCATAGAAATTGGATCAGATATGCTATCAATTAAAAGCTCAGGTGGTATTTCAATTATTGCTTCTCCATCATTGGAACCACCAACATTTCCCTCGCCAACGTCCAACAACCATTTTGCAAAATTACTAATCTCTTCAACTTCAGATGATGGTCTTCCAACAGTTAACCTCATGTTTCTAGATAACGTCAACAACTTACACTTACTCCACAGATAAAGAAGAACATAATGAGGCATTCACAATTTCTTGACGTCCACCGTTTGGAACAACAGGTAGTATTTGCCTAAAATCACCACCAAATACAATCACCTTCCCTCCAAATAAAACATCAGACCTGGATGGATTAGATATATTGAAAATGTCATGCATAGTTCTATCCAAAGCCTCAAATGCATGTTTATGAACCATAGGAGCTTCATCCCATATAACGAGTTTGGTCTGCTGTAGTAATTTAGCTACATCATCGTCTGGTTTTATATGACAAACGGAATCCTCATTAAGATTCAAAGGTATATGAAACCTAGAATGAGCCGTTCTTCCTCCCTCCAACAGCAATGATGCAATTCCGCTAGATGCAACGTTTAATACAATCTGACCTTTTGACCTAATTGCAGCAGATAATGTTTTCCATAAAAGGTTTTACCGGTCCCGCCATAACCGTAAACAAAAAATACTCCTCCATTGTTTCCATGAACTGCGTTCATAATTTCTTCATATACTGCACGTTGTTCATACCGTTAACAAATTCACCTGACCTTGATAAACATTTTGTAACTCTGTTCTGTCATAAGCAAGCTCTTCGTTAATCAATCGGCAGCGAAAGTTATCTAAAGATGAAGTATCCGGGTAAGGCATTGATAAAAATCTCCGAAGCGATGAATTATTCCGAGTTAAAAACTTCTCTATTTCGCATAAAACGTAGTTCTTTAGTTGCTCATCAGGAATTGATAAACCTGTGAAAAATCAAAACCACATATCAATTTAATGGTAAATTTTTTGTAACTGTCAAAAAACAAtaatatgaaatttataatttaccTGAAACAACGATGATACTTTGAGAATCTGTACAGAAAATCATCTGTCATATACTTCCATGTGCTTTCCCAGACAACTTCAGGTCTAGATAATGTGCTTGACAGTAACATGGTGGCGAATAAATTGCGAATATAACCTGCACTACCTGATATATTTGCTTCTTTGATGGCCTCAATATACTCAGAGTCGTCATCCAACAAACCCAGCGCATAGCAAGCATCTCTAAAAGTATCGTACACTCGACCATTAACTGTTTTAATATCATCAAACGATGTTGGTcctttaactttgttaagaagaatTCTTAAATAGTACGCTTCACCGGTAGAAGGAGAAACGGAATGAATTCTTCCAATTGTTTTTCCTTTTATTCTCGGAACCCATATACGCTTGTCAAGCTTCCAAACATAAAAACGCGGAAACTGTACGTATGTTAGTGTACGTGCAACATGGTCGTTAGGATCTTGATTACGTTGCATCCAAGCTAAAAACATTGATGAGTTCACAGATGGTTTGTTTAGCACTTGATTAATATCTTCATCAGGACCGAAACAAACTGTTTGTTGTCCAGGAAGATGGAAAGGAAGACGCATAACAGAAGGACTCCTATAATTAACTTCATTAGAAAAAATCCTCCAAGACGCTTCACACGCAGATATATACCTACAGTCATAATACTCTTTAATTTCATCATTTTCTGGTTGTTTCGTTTTCATTGTTGCTCGGAACCACAGCAACTGTTGCTCTATCAGGACCTTTATTAATATACTTGAACAAATACTTTATTGACGCCGCTTGGTTGCACCATTCAACGTTTATATGCGCCTGATATCTTTTCAAAAGCTTTTTGTTATAAGGTACAACACTTCTGTTGTCTAActgaattttatttttttaaaacgaAGGAACCGTCATCTCTTCTTCTGTATAAGGGAAATCCGTTAGAATCCAAGGTTGAGTGATCTTGAAAtttcttgggaaaaccttttgaaCATTTTCTATCAACCATACATGGAGAGCTCATTCTAGCATTACCACATGGACCGTGAATCATATGGTCTTTCAACAAGCGTATATAGTTCAGGGTCTTGGTTTAAATCAGGGATTTCTGCAGAAATAAACTGATCAACATGGTCTACAGTTGGAAGTTTGTAATCATTCTCCATGAATAAGCACATATGTGCATGAGGCAATCCTCGCTTTCTGAAACTCAATAGTGTAaacaactacaaaaaaaaaataaaaacgttGTAAATGTAATTAAGGTTATTTTAAAAAGTAAATTTATAAACATACCAGCGGAAGCTTTTCCAAACAAATCACGGTCTTTCAAATCTTTACAAATTGCATCCAGCTTTATTTTAAAAATTCGAGATAAAATATCAGGCCTATCCTCCGGATTAAGATTTGTGTCCTTAAGAAACCTTTGAACCTCCGGCCATTTGGGGTTGCAGGTAATGGTTATAAAAAAGTCTGGATAACCATACCATTTACAAATTGCCATTGCGTCAAGAtagttttgcatcatatatcGTGACCCGCCTGTAAAGGAAGATGGAAGGAAAATACGTTTTCCAACCTTAGACAAATCTTGTTGGCCGTTATATCTTAGTTTCCGGATATTCTCATATGTATCAGACCTGAGATCTTGTTGCTGAAATCTTATAAAGTTAAGTCGCTCGCTCTCAATCATCGTATAAGCATCAACCAAAAACTGTTGGAATAACCGTCGAGAATTTAGAATCAATGAAAACTGGTTACTACGATCTTGTACACGATACGCAAAAAACTCTCTCATTGTACAATTCGGACGTTTCTTGTTAGTAACATCAATGACACCCTATGTGGCATGTCAATTCTGTAACCGTCGTCTCCATATGGGAACAAAATAGGTTACTGAAGTGCAAGATAGGATGGATGCAATTCACTTATTCTTTTTAATGAACCTGTTTGTGTCTCGACAACGATATCTCTTTTCTCAAGTGCGTTATCGATATCTCCAACAATAAGAGCAGCAACCTCTGAGGAAGTAGGTAAGTTATAAGTCCGACCATCTTGTTCTCTTTTGCCAATAAGGCGAAGCTTTAAAGTGGTATTAGGATTTTGTTGGAAGCAATCTCTAACCATCCTATAAATTTTCACAAGCACATTTTCGGCATCAAACATTGCTTTGATTTGTTGTATCAGCTTGTTATCGGTTTCATCTGAAGCGGATGATGAGGAAGCATTGTCTGAATACCTGTTTCATCAAATTGATATATTAAGTAAATATACACTTAAAATAAATGTTATTAATAAAATAAGTTCATGACTGGTACCTAAAAACTGATTGCCTGTTTGCCAACTCATTTTCAGTATCGTATATGTATAACTGACAAAATTTAGGCTTCCCTCCGTTTGGTGGCACAAGACTACCAATAGAATGGTAATTTTCACCACTAATTCTGTAGCAAAAAGGAGCATTACCAGTATTCACAGTGTGGTCAACCTTACCACCCATTGAGGTAAACGCGAACATAGAATTGTAACGTCGAATGTTCTTCAAAAAGTGCTTGCTTTCATTGTCATTTGACATGAATAGACTTTTATAATAAGGTGTCGCGGTTTTGTAATCCGGTAAGACAACTTTGGCATAACCACAACATAACATATGACATATTTTGCCACCCTCTTTTTTTCCGCTTCCTTTCTCTGCGTCCCATAACTTTGCATAACAAACTTCACAAGTAATAACTTGATCACCGTGATCCAAATAATCTGTTAAAACATACAACATTATAGTTATATATACAACATTCATTACAATAATAAGATATACGTATTTAAGACTTATTAATTTTACAATATGTAGCACTACTTATCAACAAACCTAACCTGTAGAAACACCTTTATAAGGATCTCGTACTACGGTTTCATCTGTGGTCAAGTCAATCATTGGTATAGGAGACGAAATACGTGGTTTGGATACCAACTTACGTTTACCAGATGATAGCCTTTTCAAATTACGGTTCAATGATGATGTGCAGGTGGTTGATGTGATGCCAGTTGAAATATTATTCTCAATAACGTTTTTTTGTCGTTGTACGATTGCTGGTACTACAAATATTGTTACCTGCTACAATTGACAAAAAAGCATATTAAAAATATCGATGCAAAACAATAAGAACATATTCCCAAATATAAAAACATTAAGAAAAAGAAATACTTACTTGTTACAATACTTGAAAGACTTGAATTAACATTATTAGTCACCTCAGGAGTGGATTCAAAATTGTGAAAACCAATTTTGTTGACTATGTTATCAGATGTAACACACGGAGTGGAAGTGGAATTAATATTAGTGGAATCAATATTGAGGGATGACGATGTAGTTCCCACATTTGATTTCTTATTATCCAAGATTAATTTTCTTAATTTTCTTCTATGAGATGCCTCGTCTCGAGTAACAATTGGGAGGACAACTATTATAAAATCGTAGACAAAATGAAAAAATTATAATGaacaaacaataacaaatcaAAATAGTTAGTTGTAGATAAGGAACAAATAATTCtcattttgttaaaaaaaatatatacataaaatAATACCATTCGTTATGCTTGATAAAGGTCTTCTGCCTCGTCGAACTTTTAAGagacacaaaaaaaaatgaagaattaATAAAAAATTCTAGCGTAATAGTGAACTTAGTAAGAAGgtctaaaataataaaaagggACAATAAAATAATTAGTGCTATACCGTTAACAATGTCGGAGGATGTGTTTTCATTCCAGTGAACTGCGTATAAAAAAATATACATCTCTATCTATATACTCAAAGAACTAAGAAGGTAAAAAAactataaaactttaaataacttaCCATGCTGAGTGTTTTCTTTATCAACGTCATTGGATACGGACACAATTTTTGGTCGTTTAGGCATTGCTATGAATTTAGAAAAAGAATTGTTAAATTACATAGTTGGTATGTTGAAACACGTATTAAGTAATATTTAATCAATCAATCGTAAATAAAGATTCATATAAACAATTTAACAAAAATACTTACATATACAAATAAGATGCTAAATGATTAAATAACAATAGACAAAAATACAAACTGAACAAACTAACCGAGTTGAAATGTTGAATACCGAGGTTGAAATAATCAAGGGAAAATGAGTGTTTTGATCAATTCTTATTGAATCATCCAATACGAAATGAAAGGGGGATATAGAAATAACAAATTGGAAGAAGTCTTTAATAATATATAGAGATAGAGATAGAATATAAAAAAATGGAATATATTCATGTAATACGTTAATTTTAGAAGTTTTTAAATTGTTATGATTATGTTTCCATAAATGAATTTGATTGCCATATGTTAAAAAATTTTTTAGGAAATTGAGATTTATAACATctttcaaaataaataaaagatatgAACTGTGTAACTATGAAGATTGTAATTACTTACTATAATAGACATATAAAACACTAACAAAATCTAAAAACTATTACAAAATAAGTCATATTAGTATCATTACAAAAGATATAAATAAAGTTAACCATGGGAAACGAGGCAAATTTTTTCATGTTCAAAACCACAACCAACAAAAAAATCCATTCAAAAGACTAACAAACAACTAACCAAACCATGGCTGTTTTAAACACACTTTATAGCAGTCTTGATTATATTGAAGTTACACCGTTCAGCACAATCTTCCTCTGTGAAGTTACAAATGTGAAATGCAACATGTGTCCAAACTGCAACTGGTTATCATCCATAAATTTCCTCCATCCATCCATCCACAGCATAACGTAACGTACAACGGTTTAACTCTGTCTTTGTGTCATAAACTTCAACAT belongs to Helianthus annuus cultivar XRQ/B chromosome 5, HanXRQr2.0-SUNRISE, whole genome shotgun sequence and includes:
- the LOC110943497 gene encoding uncharacterized protein LOC110943497, translated to MKTKQPENDEIKEYYDCRYISACEASWRIFSNEVNYRSPSVMRLPFHLPGQQTVCFGPDEDINQVLNKPSVNSSMFLAWMQRNQDPNDHVARTLTYVQFPRFYVWKLDKRIWVPRIKGKTIGRIHSVSPSTGEAYYLRILLNKVKGPTSFDDIKTVNGRVYDTFRDACYALGLLDDDSEYIEAIKEANISGSADSQSIIVVSGLSIPDEQLKNYVLCEIEKFLTRNNSSLRRFLSMPYPDTSSLDNFRCRLINEELAYDRTELQNVYQGQFMETMEEYFLFTVMAGPIVLNVASSGIASLLLEGGRTAHSRFHIPLNLNEDSVCHIKPDDDVAKLLQQTKLVIWDEAPMVHKHAFEALDRTMHDIFNISNPSRSDVLFGGKVIVFGGDFRQILPVVPNGGRQEIVNASLCSSLSVE
- the LOC118492133 gene encoding uncharacterized protein LOC118492133, encoding MRLFTRLTTDCLAVFPGERKRVSLVSDSLCPTEDGNVDHQNIYSPDVLNGLKVSGLPNHRLVLKVGVSSNVVRNIDQRNGLCNGTRLKVTKLYSRVIEAEIISGGNIGSRTFIPRINLVPSDRKIPFAFQRRQFPITVCFANDELTKAGTVAI